Proteins encoded in a region of the Lysobacterales bacterium genome:
- a CDS encoding CBS domain-containing protein, with product MHSIRQILEGKTAQVVCVTEQTPVLEVIRQMAEHGIGSVLVMRGDQLVGIATERDYARKVILKGRSSQDTPVADIMSSPVLTVSPGEDIRRCMQIVTEKRIRHLPVVDGGSVVGLISIGDLLKWVIREQEQEIEQLQQYIAG from the coding sequence ATGCACAGCATCCGACAGATTCTTGAAGGCAAGACCGCGCAGGTCGTCTGCGTGACCGAGCAGACGCCGGTGCTGGAGGTGATCCGGCAGATGGCCGAGCATGGCATCGGCTCGGTGCTGGTGATGCGCGGCGACCAGCTGGTCGGCATCGCCACCGAGCGTGACTACGCGCGCAAGGTGATTCTCAAGGGGCGCAGTTCGCAGGACACGCCCGTGGCCGACATCATGTCGAGCCCGGTGCTCACCGTGAGCCCTGGCGAGGACATCCGCCGCTGCATGCAGATCGTCACCGAGAAGCGCATCCGCCACCTGCCCGTGGTGGACGGCGGCAGCGTGGTGGGCCTGATCTCGATCGGCGACCTGCTGAAGTGGGTGATCCGCGAGCAGGAGCAGGAGATCGAACAGCTGCAGCAGTACATCGCCGGCTGA
- a CDS encoding protein-L-isoaspartate O-methyltransferase, whose protein sequence is MAVDFEQARFAMVEQQVRPWEVLDFRVLDVIGSVRREDFAPTRHRKLAYADLALPLEHGEFMLKPVIEGRLLQALDLSPEHEVLEIGTGSGYLTACLARLARAVQSIDVHADFVDRARARLQAAGLANINLEAGCALRFQPARQFDAVAIGGAVAEVPERFLSWVRPGGKLFAIRGHSPVQEAVLYTRAEHGWAVESLFETDVPYLHGAEPVQRFAL, encoded by the coding sequence ATGGCAGTTGATTTCGAGCAGGCCCGTTTTGCGATGGTCGAGCAGCAGGTCCGCCCCTGGGAGGTGCTGGACTTCCGCGTGCTTGACGTCATCGGCTCGGTCAGGCGTGAGGATTTCGCCCCCACCCGCCACCGCAAGTTGGCGTACGCCGATCTGGCCCTGCCGCTGGAGCACGGCGAATTCATGCTCAAGCCGGTGATCGAAGGCCGCCTGCTGCAGGCCTTGGATCTGTCCCCCGAGCACGAGGTGCTGGAGATCGGCACCGGCTCCGGCTACCTCACCGCCTGCCTCGCGCGGCTGGCGCGGGCCGTGCAGAGCATCGACGTGCACGCCGATTTTGTCGATCGCGCCCGCGCCCGCCTGCAGGCCGCAGGCCTCGCCAACATCAACCTTGAAGCCGGCTGCGCGCTGCGCTTCCAGCCCGCTCGGCAGTTCGATGCGGTCGCCATCGGTGGCGCCGTCGCTGAAGTGCCCGAGCGCTTTCTGAGCTGGGTGCGACCCGGCGGCAAGCTGTTCGCGATCCGCGGCCACAGCCCGGTGCAGGAAGCGGTGCTCTACACCCGCGCCGAGCACGGCTGGGCCGTGGAAAGCCTGTTCGAAACCGACGTCCCCTACCTCCACGGCGCCGAGCCGGTGCAGCGCTTCGCGCTGTAG
- a CDS encoding TolC family outer membrane protein — MRLPSLRPLSFALALAAAGSAGAADLMQAYELARQSDPQLAAVEAQRMATGEGVVQSRSALLPQLGASAGFSDSSGKSSRFTITEDLDGGFLFGREISRSESRSKDWSINLQQSLYDHSNYTRLRASRSRAGAADADYDAAVDGLALRVAQAYFTTLTAVDSLVFARADERAVKRQLDQAEQRFEVGLTAITDVHEARARYDASRAAAINAANALDDAREALAELTGEYLQNLQGLDEDFRPSMPEPANLDQWVQTAINENPVLRSRALALEAAQQDIATARSAHLPTLGLTAGRNGGPSWGDAVLASGLTRPTGSETLGSSISVNLNIPLYTGGRVQSQVRQAVYTRDANEDRLEQERRAVTRQTRNAYRAVLAGISEIEARAQALVSARSALEATEAGFEVGTRTIVDVLLSQQVLTSAQRDYSNARHNFLVNGLALKQAAGVIDVKDIAAVNRLLVRDAEAALAEFQND, encoded by the coding sequence ATGCGACTGCCCAGCCTGCGTCCCCTGAGTTTCGCCCTCGCCCTTGCTGCCGCTGGCAGCGCCGGCGCCGCCGACCTGATGCAGGCCTACGAGCTCGCCCGGCAGAGCGACCCGCAGCTGGCTGCCGTCGAAGCCCAGCGCATGGCCACGGGTGAGGGCGTGGTGCAGAGCCGGTCGGCGCTGCTGCCGCAGTTGGGTGCCTCGGCAGGCTTCAGCGACAGCTCGGGCAAGAGCTCACGCTTCACCATCACCGAGGACCTCGACGGCGGATTCCTGTTCGGCCGCGAGATCTCGCGCAGCGAATCACGATCGAAGGACTGGAGCATCAACCTCCAGCAGAGCCTGTACGACCACAGCAACTACACTCGCCTGCGTGCAAGCCGTTCGCGTGCTGGTGCCGCCGATGCCGACTACGATGCGGCGGTCGATGGCCTGGCCCTGCGTGTGGCTCAGGCCTACTTCACCACCCTGACCGCGGTCGACAGCCTGGTGTTCGCCCGCGCCGACGAGCGCGCAGTCAAGCGCCAGCTGGACCAGGCCGAGCAGCGCTTCGAGGTCGGCCTGACCGCGATCACTGACGTGCACGAAGCGCGTGCCCGCTACGACGCCTCTCGCGCTGCCGCGATCAACGCCGCCAACGCGCTGGACGATGCGCGCGAGGCCCTGGCCGAGCTGACCGGCGAGTACCTGCAGAACCTGCAGGGTCTCGACGAGGATTTCCGCCCCTCGATGCCCGAGCCGGCCAATCTCGATCAGTGGGTGCAGACTGCGATCAACGAGAACCCGGTGCTGCGCTCACGCGCCCTGGCGCTGGAAGCGGCACAGCAGGACATTGCGACTGCGCGCTCAGCCCACTTGCCGACACTTGGGCTCACCGCCGGACGCAACGGCGGCCCCAGCTGGGGCGACGCGGTGCTGGCCTCTGGCCTGACCCGCCCCACGGGCAGTGAGACCCTGGGCAGCTCGATCAGCGTGAACCTCAACATCCCGCTGTACACCGGTGGCCGCGTGCAGTCGCAGGTCCGCCAGGCTGTGTACACGCGTGATGCCAACGAAGACCGCCTGGAGCAGGAGCGCCGCGCGGTCACGCGCCAGACCCGCAACGCCTACCGCGCGGTGCTGGCCGGCATCTCCGAGATCGAGGCGCGCGCGCAGGCGCTGGTGTCCGCGCGCAGCGCGCTTGAGGCGACGGAGGCCGGCTTCGAGGTCGGCACCCGCACCATCGTCGACGTGCTGCTCTCGCAGCAGGTGCTGACCAGCGCCCAGCGTGACTATTCGAACGCCCGCCACAACTTCCTGGTGAACGGGCTGGCGCTGAAGCAGGCCGCCGGCGTCATCGACGTCAAGGACATCGCGGCGGTCAACCGCCTGCTGGTGCGTGACGCTGAAGCGGCGCTTGCGGAGTTCCAGAACGACTGA
- a CDS encoding HAMP domain-containing protein, translating into MTPGRPSPRWRLPRRTGPLLLALGVLVLMFSALYLAASAEGLGARFAGLYPWVFLGAGAAVLLLALAVLGRLLKLRRQLRTGEPGARLTRRLLVLLLALSVPPVLLVFAFSARFVGASVDSWLRANSVEAMDSALELARLQLEDRRSDALQRAERALQRMRRDRFDLAGAIEQSLDEVDAAQLALFESDGRIRHIAAAAPGLLLPSPPDEDARAALGARGRLIDQIRVGELDYLRVLQDPGFESGQVLQALFALPPRLVELSGKVEAAAFGTRQALFLRDQLKLTFVLILSLVALLSVFLAVLIAFDLARRLVSPIGRLSAATRAVAAGHLEPVDVPPRGDELGFLVESFNRMTVEIAASRERAAASAAETEGQRAFLEAVLARLSSAVLVFDASGILRGANPAAAELASAPLGALHGLSLDALEQRCPALVDVLRLAGQRLREDAPEWREECAMDDNGQRRLLLVRGARLPDAGQVLVIDDTSHIDRARRDAAWSEVARRLAHEVKNPLTPIQLSAERLRRRVLPQLAPAEAEVLDRATHTIVAQVDALKTLVNAFGEYARPPQLSLVETDIVAVVNEVLELYEHDPRLQLQREFASPLPRPRADAGRLRQVLHNLLKNALEASAERPALAVCIRLATQRQADRDWLDLSVEDDGPGLPEGFASDWFEPYRSSKPKGSGLGLAICRRIAEEHGGQLLAENRSDGGARFVLRLPC; encoded by the coding sequence ATGACACCGGGCCGGCCTTCGCCACGCTGGCGCCTGCCGCGTCGTACGGGGCCGCTGCTGCTCGCGCTCGGTGTGCTGGTGCTGATGTTCTCCGCGCTCTACCTAGCAGCCAGCGCGGAGGGCCTGGGTGCACGTTTCGCCGGTCTCTACCCTTGGGTGTTCCTCGGCGCCGGCGCAGCGGTGCTGCTGCTGGCCCTCGCAGTGCTCGGCCGGCTGCTGAAACTGCGCCGGCAGCTGAGAACCGGCGAGCCTGGCGCACGCCTGACGCGGCGTCTGCTGGTGCTGCTGCTGGCGCTGTCGGTGCCGCCAGTTCTGCTGGTGTTCGCGTTCTCCGCGCGATTCGTCGGCGCCAGCGTCGACAGCTGGCTGCGTGCCAACAGCGTTGAAGCGATGGACAGCGCCCTGGAGCTGGCCCGTCTGCAGCTGGAGGACCGTCGCTCGGATGCGCTGCAGCGCGCCGAGCGTGCGCTGCAGCGCATGCGCCGCGACCGTTTCGATCTCGCCGGTGCCATCGAGCAGTCGCTGGATGAAGTCGACGCCGCCCAACTGGCGCTGTTCGAGAGCGACGGACGCATCCGTCACATCGCTGCCGCGGCGCCCGGCCTGCTGCTGCCCTCACCGCCCGACGAGGATGCGCGCGCTGCGCTCGGCGCGCGCGGGCGCCTGATCGACCAGATCCGCGTTGGCGAGCTCGACTACCTGCGCGTACTGCAGGATCCCGGCTTCGAGAGCGGTCAGGTGCTGCAGGCGCTGTTCGCGCTGCCGCCGCGGCTCGTCGAGCTCAGCGGCAAGGTCGAAGCCGCCGCGTTCGGCACCCGTCAGGCGCTGTTCCTGCGCGATCAGCTCAAGCTGACCTTCGTGCTGATCCTCAGTCTCGTGGCGCTGCTGTCGGTGTTTCTCGCCGTGCTCATCGCTTTCGATCTGGCGCGGCGGCTGGTCTCACCCATCGGTCGGCTGTCGGCGGCGACGCGCGCGGTGGCCGCCGGCCATCTGGAGCCGGTGGACGTGCCGCCGCGCGGCGATGAGTTGGGCTTCCTCGTCGAAAGCTTCAACCGCATGACGGTCGAGATCGCCGCCAGCCGCGAGCGTGCGGCCGCCAGTGCCGCCGAAACCGAAGGCCAGCGCGCCTTTCTTGAGGCCGTGCTCGCGCGGCTGTCGTCGGCGGTGCTGGTGTTCGATGCCTCCGGCATCCTGCGCGGAGCGAACCCGGCCGCCGCGGAACTCGCATCAGCACCGCTCGGTGCGCTGCATGGCCTCAGCTTGGATGCACTCGAACAGCGCTGCCCCGCACTGGTCGATGTGCTGCGTCTGGCCGGGCAGCGTCTGCGCGAAGACGCGCCCGAATGGCGCGAGGAATGCGCGATGGATGACAACGGGCAGCGGCGCCTGCTGCTGGTGCGTGGCGCGCGTCTGCCCGACGCAGGCCAAGTGCTGGTGATCGACGACACCAGCCACATCGACCGCGCGCGCCGGGATGCGGCTTGGTCCGAGGTTGCGCGTCGGCTGGCGCACGAGGTGAAGAATCCGCTCACGCCCATCCAGCTCTCGGCGGAACGCCTGCGGCGCCGCGTGCTGCCGCAGCTCGCGCCGGCCGAAGCCGAGGTGCTGGACCGCGCCACGCATACCATCGTGGCCCAGGTCGATGCCTTGAAGACCCTGGTCAACGCCTTCGGCGAGTACGCGCGCCCGCCCCAGCTCAGCCTGGTCGAGACTGACATCGTCGCGGTGGTGAACGAGGTGCTGGAGCTGTATGAGCACGATCCACGCCTGCAGCTGCAGCGCGAGTTCGCGAGCCCGCTGCCGCGTCCGCGCGCTGACGCCGGGCGGCTGCGCCAGGTGTTGCACAACCTGCTGAAGAACGCCCTTGAAGCCAGCGCTGAGCGACCCGCGCTGGCGGTCTGCATTCGGCTTGCGACGCAGCGACAGGCTGACCGCGACTGGCTGGACTTGAGCGTCGAGGACGATGGCCCCGGCCTGCCGGAAGGCTTCGCCAGCGACTGGTTCGAGCCCTACCGCAGCAGCAAGCCCAAAGGCTCGGGTCTGGGGCTCGCGATCTGTCGGCGCATTGCCGAGGAGCACGGCGGTCAGCTGCTGGCCGAGAACCGCAGCGACGGCGGCGCCCGCTTTGTTCTGCGGCTGCCGTGTTGA
- a CDS encoding methionyl-tRNA formyltransferase: MTKPLRLVFAGTPEFSVPPLECLLAGPDTLLAVYTQPDRPAGRGRQLQPSPVKQRALEAGIEVRQPLNFKDPEERARLAALAPDLMIVVAYGLILPQKVLDIPRYGCWNLHASLLPRWRGAAPIQRAIEAGDAETGVDLMQMERGLDTGPVLLERRTPIHTDDTGGSLHDRLAGIGAELLVEGLARLRAGAALPSQVQPEQGVTYAYKLDKSEARLDFNQPALALERRVRAFNPWPICDCELAGERLRVHAAQAIDSQSSAVPGTVLAASAAGIDIACGAGALRLIRVQREGGRAQPVADYLNARRTPLLS, encoded by the coding sequence ATGACGAAGCCCCTGCGCCTGGTGTTCGCGGGAACGCCAGAGTTTTCCGTGCCGCCGCTGGAGTGCCTGCTGGCCGGCCCCGATACGCTGCTCGCGGTCTACACCCAGCCGGATCGGCCGGCCGGCCGCGGTCGTCAGCTGCAGCCGAGCCCGGTCAAGCAGCGCGCGCTGGAGGCTGGCATCGAGGTGCGGCAGCCGCTCAACTTCAAGGACCCGGAGGAGCGCGCGCGCCTCGCCGCGCTTGCGCCCGACCTGATGATCGTCGTTGCCTACGGCCTGATCCTGCCCCAGAAGGTGCTGGACATCCCGCGCTACGGCTGTTGGAACCTGCACGCGTCACTGCTGCCGCGCTGGCGCGGTGCGGCGCCGATCCAGCGCGCGATCGAGGCGGGAGATGCCGAGACCGGCGTCGATCTCATGCAGATGGAGCGCGGCCTGGATACCGGCCCGGTGCTGCTGGAGCGGCGCACGCCCATCCACACCGACGATACGGGCGGCAGCCTGCACGATCGCCTCGCCGGGATCGGCGCCGAGCTGCTGGTGGAAGGCCTCGCGCGACTGCGCGCGGGCGCGGCCCTGCCATCTCAGGTTCAGCCGGAGCAGGGCGTCACCTACGCCTACAAGCTCGACAAGTCCGAAGCGCGGCTCGACTTCAATCAGCCGGCGCTCGCGCTTGAGCGCCGAGTGCGCGCATTCAACCCCTGGCCGATCTGCGACTGCGAACTGGCCGGCGAGCGCTTGCGCGTGCACGCAGCGCAGGCCATCGACTCGCAGAGCAGCGCCGTGCCCGGCACCGTGCTGGCGGCCAGTGCGGCGGGCATCGATATCGCCTGTGGTGCCGGCGCGTTGCGCCTGATCCGCGTTCAGCGCGAGGGCGGGCGCGCCCAGCCGGTCGCCGACTATCTCAACGCGCGGCGCACGCCGCTGCTGTCGTGA
- a CDS encoding efflux RND transporter permease subunit, protein MTGFNLSEWALRNRSLVVYAMLGLALMGIVSYGRLGQSEDPPFTFKVMVVRTLWPGASAEEVARQITDRVERKLMETGNYEYIRAYSRPGESLVQFVAKDSLRSKDLPELWYQVRKKVGDLRPTLPAGIQGPFFNDEFGDTFGNIYALSGAGFDYATLKDYAERLELELMRVPDVGKIELIGLQQERIWIELSNTKLAALGLPLAEVQRALDEQNAVTEASFFETPGERVRLRVSGRFDDVEDIRGFALRVGDRDFRIGDVAEVFRGFSDPPEPRMRFMGEDAIGIAVSMRRGGDIIRLGERLEDEFQRLQQNLPVGMSLQKVSDQPAAVRASIREFVQVLAEAVIIVLLVSFFSLGFRTGLVVALSIPLVLAMTFAGMYYFGIGLHKISLGALVLALGLLVDDAIIAVEMMAIKMEQGFDRLRAAAFAWTSTAFPMLTGTLITAAGFLPIATAASSTGEYTRSIFEVVTLALVVSWIAAVVFVPYLGDRLLPDFKKDGHAHAPDPYEKPFYQRFRGVVAWCVERRWTVIAVTVLVFAGSLALFRLVPQQFFPASARLELMVDFKLAEGSSLAATEAQARRFEALLAEREDIENYVAYVGTGSPRFYLPLDQQLPQTGFAQFVLLTRSIEEREALRGWLLENLPQQFPQVRTRVSRLENGPPVGYPVQFRVSGEHIDVVRKHAHAVEERMRAHPGLFNVHLDWEEPSKIVRLEIEQERARALGVSSTQLALFLQGSLSGTPVSTLREDNEQVQILLRGPAEERASLSMLGSLAVPTSRGGSVPLSQIARLEYGFEEGIVWHRNRLPTVTVRADIVDGVQPATAAAELAPQMAELRAELPSGYLLEVGGSVEDAGRGSRSIAAGMPLFFGVVFTLLMLQLRSFGNSVIVLLTAPLGLIGVTAFLLLFDRPFGFVAMLGTIALAGMIMRNSVILVDQIEHDLAEGTPPVEAIVEATVRRFRPIVLTALTAILAMIPLSRSAFFGPMAVAIMGGLLVATALTLLFLPALYAAWHRVRPADAARA, encoded by the coding sequence ATGACCGGCTTCAATCTTTCCGAATGGGCCCTGCGCAACCGCAGCCTGGTGGTCTACGCCATGCTCGGGCTGGCGCTCATGGGCATCGTCTCCTACGGCCGGCTCGGCCAAAGCGAGGATCCGCCCTTCACCTTCAAGGTGATGGTCGTTCGCACCCTGTGGCCGGGTGCCTCGGCTGAAGAAGTGGCGCGCCAGATCACCGACCGGGTCGAGCGCAAGCTCATGGAAACCGGCAACTACGAGTACATCCGCGCCTACTCGCGGCCGGGCGAATCGCTGGTGCAGTTCGTGGCCAAGGATTCGCTGCGCTCCAAGGACCTGCCCGAGCTCTGGTACCAGGTGCGCAAGAAGGTGGGCGACCTGCGGCCGACGCTGCCGGCCGGCATCCAGGGGCCGTTCTTCAACGACGAGTTTGGCGACACCTTCGGCAACATCTACGCGCTCTCGGGCGCCGGCTTCGACTACGCCACGCTCAAGGACTACGCCGAACGGCTCGAGCTTGAGCTGATGCGCGTGCCTGACGTCGGCAAGATCGAGCTGATCGGCCTGCAGCAGGAGCGCATCTGGATCGAGCTCAGCAATACCAAACTGGCCGCGCTCGGCCTGCCACTGGCGGAGGTGCAGCGCGCGCTCGACGAGCAGAACGCGGTGACCGAGGCGAGCTTTTTCGAGACCCCTGGCGAGCGCGTGCGTCTGCGGGTGTCCGGCCGCTTCGATGACGTCGAGGACATCCGCGGCTTCGCCCTTCGCGTGGGCGATCGCGACTTCCGCATCGGCGACGTCGCCGAGGTGTTCCGCGGCTTCTCCGACCCGCCCGAACCGCGCATGCGCTTCATGGGCGAGGACGCCATCGGCATCGCCGTGTCGATGCGCAGGGGTGGCGACATCATCCGCCTCGGCGAACGCCTTGAAGACGAGTTCCAGCGCCTGCAGCAGAACCTGCCGGTCGGCATGAGCCTGCAGAAAGTCTCGGATCAGCCGGCTGCGGTACGCGCTTCGATCCGCGAGTTCGTGCAGGTGCTGGCCGAGGCCGTGATCATCGTGCTGCTGGTGAGCTTCTTCTCGCTTGGCTTCCGCACCGGCCTGGTGGTGGCGCTGTCGATCCCGCTGGTGCTGGCGATGACCTTCGCCGGCATGTACTACTTCGGCATCGGCCTGCACAAGATCTCACTGGGTGCGCTGGTGCTGGCGCTCGGCCTGCTGGTCGACGACGCGATCATCGCGGTCGAAATGATGGCCATCAAGATGGAACAGGGCTTCGATCGCCTGCGCGCTGCGGCCTTCGCCTGGACCTCGACCGCGTTCCCGATGCTGACCGGCACCCTGATCACCGCGGCAGGCTTTCTGCCGATCGCCACCGCGGCCTCCAGCACCGGCGAGTACACGCGCTCCATCTTCGAGGTGGTGACCCTGGCCCTGGTGGTGTCATGGATTGCCGCCGTGGTCTTCGTGCCCTACCTGGGCGACCGCCTGCTGCCGGACTTCAAGAAAGACGGCCATGCGCATGCGCCCGACCCGTACGAGAAGCCCTTCTACCAGCGCTTCCGCGGCGTGGTCGCCTGGTGTGTCGAGCGGCGCTGGACGGTGATCGCGGTGACCGTGCTGGTGTTCGCGGGCTCGCTGGCGCTGTTCCGACTGGTGCCGCAGCAGTTCTTTCCGGCCTCGGCTCGGCTGGAACTGATGGTCGACTTCAAGCTGGCCGAGGGCAGCTCGCTGGCGGCGACCGAAGCGCAGGCTCGGCGCTTCGAGGCGCTGCTGGCCGAGCGCGAGGACATCGAGAACTACGTGGCCTACGTGGGCACCGGCTCGCCGCGCTTCTATCTGCCGCTGGATCAGCAGCTGCCGCAGACCGGGTTCGCCCAGTTCGTGCTGCTGACCCGTTCGATCGAAGAGCGCGAAGCCCTGCGCGGCTGGCTGCTGGAGAACCTGCCGCAGCAGTTCCCGCAGGTGCGGACGCGGGTCTCGCGACTGGAGAACGGGCCGCCAGTGGGCTACCCGGTGCAGTTCCGCGTCTCCGGCGAGCACATCGACGTGGTCCGCAAGCACGCCCACGCCGTGGAGGAGCGGATGCGCGCTCACCCAGGCCTGTTCAACGTGCACCTCGACTGGGAAGAGCCGAGCAAGATCGTGCGGCTGGAGATCGAGCAGGAGCGCGCGCGCGCGCTCGGCGTAAGCTCGACCCAGCTCGCGCTGTTCCTACAGGGCTCGCTGTCGGGCACGCCGGTCAGCACCCTGCGTGAGGACAACGAACAGGTGCAGATCCTGCTGCGCGGCCCGGCCGAAGAGCGCGCCAGTCTGTCGATGCTGGGCAGCCTGGCGGTGCCGACCAGCCGCGGCGGCAGCGTGCCGCTCAGCCAGATCGCGCGGCTGGAATACGGCTTCGAGGAGGGCATCGTCTGGCACCGCAACCGCCTGCCGACGGTGACCGTGCGTGCCGATATCGTCGACGGCGTACAGCCGGCGACGGCCGCAGCCGAGCTTGCGCCGCAGATGGCCGAGCTCCGCGCCGAGCTGCCCTCGGGCTATCTGCTGGAGGTGGGCGGCTCGGTGGAAGACGCCGGCCGCGGCTCGCGCTCGATCGCCGCCGGCATGCCGCTGTTCTTCGGCGTGGTGTTCACCCTGCTAATGCTGCAGCTGCGCAGCTTCGGCAACTCGGTGATCGTGCTGCTGACTGCACCGCTGGGCCTGATCGGCGTCACCGCCTTTCTGCTCCTCTTCGACCGGCCCTTCGGCTTCGTCGCGATGCTTGGCACCATCGCGCTGGCCGGCATGATCATGCGCAACTCGGTGATCCTGGTGGATCAGATCGAACACGACCTCGCCGAAGGCACGCCGCCGGTCGAGGCGATCGTAGAGGCCACTGTGCGCCGCTTCCGGCCCATCGTGCTCACGGCGCTCACCGCGATCCTGGCCATGATCCCGCTGTCGCGCAGCGCCTTCTTCGGCCCGATGGCGGTGGCGATCATGGGCGGACTGCTGGTGGCCACGGCGCTCACGCTGCTGTTCCTGCCGGCCCTGTACGCCGCCTGGCACCGCGTGCGCCCAGCCGACGCTGCCCGCGCATGA
- the rsmB gene encoding 16S rRNA (cytosine(967)-C(5))-methyltransferase RsmB, which yields MVRATAARALTEVTGGRSLKAVLTQRLPGLRDSRDRALCEALCHAVLRRRARDAALLEALLDKPLAPAARNIGLLLAVGFAQLEALGLPEHAAVASTAEAARVLGFPRHVGLVNAVLRRFLRERAQLPAGSAMQQAAQAHPAWLLEALQRDWPEEFENLLLANLRQAPLWLRARGGAQASAQLAEDFAAAGHPVERVEGSALCLRDAGDPTRLPGFARGRFVVQDVAAQNAVAALALKPAQHVLDACAAPGGKAAQIAEADVKMVALDSDPKRLQRVRQTFERLGLHGDLRAADAAEPARWWDGHAFDAILLDAPCSGTGVIRRQPDILLHRRAEDVPALVAQQARLLRALWPLLARGGRLVYATCSVLKDENERQIDAFLAAHADAEALPLDARFGRASGAGAQRLAGEGDGDGFFVAALRKR from the coding sequence ATGGTCCGCGCCACAGCGGCGCGGGCGCTGACGGAGGTCACCGGCGGTCGTTCACTGAAGGCGGTGCTGACCCAGAGACTTCCCGGCTTGCGCGACAGTCGTGACCGTGCGCTCTGTGAAGCGCTCTGCCACGCAGTGCTGCGCCGACGGGCGCGCGACGCCGCGCTGCTCGAAGCCCTGCTCGACAAGCCGCTGGCGCCGGCCGCCCGCAACATCGGCCTGCTGCTCGCGGTCGGCTTCGCCCAGCTCGAAGCGCTGGGCTTGCCCGAGCATGCGGCGGTCGCTTCCACCGCTGAAGCCGCGCGCGTTCTCGGTTTTCCCCGGCATGTGGGCCTGGTCAATGCGGTGCTGCGGCGCTTCCTGCGCGAGCGCGCCCAGCTACCGGCTGGCAGCGCGATGCAGCAGGCGGCGCAGGCGCATCCCGCATGGCTGCTGGAAGCGCTGCAGCGCGACTGGCCTGAAGAGTTCGAGAATCTGCTGCTGGCCAATCTGCGGCAGGCGCCGCTGTGGCTGCGCGCGCGCGGCGGTGCTCAGGCCTCGGCGCAGCTGGCGGAGGATTTCGCCGCCGCGGGTCATCCGGTGGAGCGCGTGGAAGGCTCGGCCCTGTGCCTGCGCGATGCCGGCGATCCCACGCGCCTGCCGGGCTTCGCGCGCGGCCGCTTCGTGGTGCAGGACGTCGCGGCGCAGAACGCGGTCGCCGCGCTCGCCCTCAAGCCCGCCCAGCATGTGCTCGACGCCTGCGCCGCGCCCGGCGGCAAAGCCGCGCAGATCGCCGAAGCCGACGTCAAAATGGTGGCGCTGGACAGCGATCCCAAGCGTCTGCAGCGGGTGCGTCAGACCTTCGAGCGTCTCGGCCTTCACGGCGACCTGCGTGCCGCCGATGCGGCTGAGCCTGCGCGCTGGTGGGACGGTCACGCCTTCGACGCGATTCTGCTGGACGCGCCCTGCAGCGGCACCGGGGTGATCCGCCGCCAGCCCGACATCCTGCTGCACCGCCGCGCCGAAGACGTGCCCGCGCTGGTCGCCCAGCAGGCGCGCCTGCTGCGCGCGCTGTGGCCTTTGCTGGCTCGGGGCGGGCGCTTAGTCTATGCGACCTGCTCCGTGCTGAAAGACGAGAACGAGCGCCAGATCGATGCCTTCCTCGCGGCCCATGCCGATGCCGAAGCCCTGCCGCTCGACGCACGCTTCGGCCGGGCCAGCGGTGCCGGCGCGCAGCGCCTTGCGGGCGAGGGCGACGGTGACGGCTTCTTCGTCGCCGCGCTGCGCAAGCGCTGA
- a CDS encoding DUF4390 domain-containing protein: MRQRGAAGLLLLLLAACGADEAPQAQIEDVRRLQRGDSLQLEVQQRLQFQPIMLEALANGIGLRLDYELRFCESGERAVRSLWLRYYPLAGEYEMRWEGDTQGRRFARRGALLAALDRIRIELPPPAARCALQLSLELERSALPAPLRFPALIGLQDWRLASKPYLLPAMPAP; encoded by the coding sequence GTGCGGCAGCGCGGCGCCGCCGGGCTGCTGCTTCTGTTGCTGGCGGCCTGTGGCGCTGACGAAGCGCCGCAGGCACAGATCGAGGACGTCCGCCGGCTGCAGCGCGGCGACAGCCTGCAGCTCGAGGTCCAGCAGCGCCTTCAGTTCCAGCCGATCATGCTGGAGGCACTCGCCAACGGCATCGGCCTGCGCCTCGACTACGAATTGCGCTTCTGTGAATCCGGAGAGCGGGCGGTGCGCAGCCTGTGGCTGCGCTACTACCCCTTGGCCGGGGAGTACGAGATGCGCTGGGAGGGCGACACGCAGGGCCGTCGCTTCGCCCGTCGCGGCGCCCTGCTGGCCGCACTGGATCGCATCCGCATCGAACTGCCGCCGCCGGCCGCGCGCTGCGCGCTGCAGTTGAGTCTCGAGCTTGAACGCTCAGCCCTGCCGGCGCCGCTGCGCTTTCCCGCGCTCATCGGTCTGCAGGACTGGCGCCTGGCCTCGAAGCCCTACCTTCTGCCGGCGATGCCTGCGCCATGA